The Panthera leo isolate Ple1 chromosome D1, P.leo_Ple1_pat1.1, whole genome shotgun sequence region AGTCTTATCAGGGTACAGAAGAGACTGCAGGTAATTAATGTACTTGATAGCAGCTCTGAGGGTTTCCACTTTGCTGAGTCGTTTCTCCAAGTACTCTTCTGGCAGATGATGTCGGAGCTGGGCATAGCCTTCATTGACACACTTTACCCGCTGCCTTTCCCGCTCATTCCTTTTCCGGATGAAGGCTGGCCCATAGGCATATTCACACCTTCTGTAATTTGGATAAGgcatggggaaggagaaggagcagggtTCACCATAATTTTCCATGATCAGGGAATCATTGGGAAAAGGCAGCAATGGCATGTCTTCAGAGAAAGGGGATGGTACTGGGGCATCAGGGTACAGGTGGAAAGTGACCATGGGGTCCAGATAGAAGGACCTGGTCAGTGGCAAGTGGACAGAATCAGAGAAAACAGGCAGTTTTTCTGGCAGATTAGAGTAGCTTCGATTGTCCATCATTTCCTCTTTAGCCTGGAAACATAACCAAGTTTATTAATTTGGCCAGATCAAAAGAGAGGTCTCATTGACTTTCTCAGAGATCACTAGTTTAAAGACTTCTCTGCTTTGATGCATAGTTTCTGAGCTCATTCTGAAAACGATATTGGGCTATAATACTCTGTGGGTAGGAAGAGAGGAATTTTTGGTGGTACAGGGGAACAGCATTAAATAACACTGACTCACTTTGTAAGAAAGTTATTCTCTTCCAGCTCTTTTGATCCTTGTGATTACAAAGATACAGCTTTAGT contains the following coding sequences:
- the ASCL3 gene encoding achaete-scute homolog 3 — translated: MMDNRSYSNLPEKLPVFSDSVHLPLTRSFYLDPMVTFHLYPDAPVPSPFSEDMPLLPFPNDSLIMENYGEPCSFSFPMPYPNYRRCEYAYGPAFIRKRNERERQRVKCVNEGYAQLRHHLPEEYLEKRLSKVETLRAAIKYINYLQSLLYPDKTETKNNPEKVSSIMATTSRHSDPIFRII